Genomic DNA from Candidatus Sphingomonas phytovorans:
ACATTGTCCAGGGTTGCGGCATTCGCATCGGCTTCCGCCTGACGGGCGCGATCGCGATAGAACAGGGCGGTGGTGCTCGTACGACTTCTCCGCGAATTCGTTAGGGCGGAAGGGAAGGGGCGCCGGCTTGGGCCGGCGCCCGCCCGTCACTTACGCGCTGGCGAGGTTGACCGCGGACATCTTGCCGCGACGGTCCTGCTCGAGCTCGTACGACACGCGCTGCTCCTTATCGAGCGTGCGCATGCCGGCAGCTTCAACGGCACTGATGTGGACAAAGGCGTCGTTCCCGCCGCCTTCCGGCGCGATGAAGCCATAGCCCTTGTCGGCGTTGAAGAATTTTACGGTGCCGATCGGCATAACTATTTCCTTGGGTAGCCCGGCGGGCGGCATCGCCGCGCACCGGTTTGGGGCCGAGAAGAGAGAGCGGAGCACCGTCCGGCCCCGGCCGGCGCATCCGAGCACGGGCGCGCTACTCCGTTGACACGGAAGCGGTGCGAATGAAGGTCGGGGAGAAGACCAGGGGAGCGTTCCAACGGCTTTGCAAGCGGGAGCGCGAAGGTCTCTCAGTCACGCGATGCTTGTGGGGCGGAATCGCGAGATGACAGGGCTATAGCACAGGTCTGTGGAAAAGTCGCATCGTAATGCCGCAGCCATGTTCCGGCCCTTTTGT
This window encodes:
- a CDS encoding cold-shock protein, encoding MPIGTVKFFNADKGYGFIAPEGGGNDAFVHISAVEAAGMRTLDKEQRVSYELEQDRRGKMSAVNLASA